TGAAAGCATCGAGGAACTGGAACCAACCCGATTCCCAGAACCTCCTTCTGAGGATAATGATGAGGAACCGGATGGTTCTGACTCAGAAAATGAAGGTGAAAACCTTGATCCAGATGCTGGCAAAAGCGAGCAACAGGTGATTGACGAACTGACCGGTCAGACCAACCTCTTCTCAGAAAAAGATTTTGAAGAAGACCAGAAGGATAAAGACTGGTTATCGAAGCAATAAAAAGCGCTAAGAAAGCGCAAAAAAAAGGGCTCAGGTGCGGAAGTCCGTGGATAGCCCAGCAGACATGTAAACCAAAAGATTATCATCGCACGGTACATGTTTTCCAATAAAAAGTAGTACCTTTGCATCATGGCAAAGAAGACTACCCAATTTGACTACGAGATACTCGTACGCTACATGCTTCCAAAAGGGATGCTTGACACCTTTGAAGTTACCAATGTCGATGAAGAGTGCACTGGTCTATACGATGAGACGAATACGGAAATCCGCATTCTTCATATCTATCTTGACGAACGTGACCTGCGCGATGATATGTGGCATGATTTGAAGCCGAATGGCTTTACTGAGCCCCGGGTGTTCAATGACTTCCCTGTGCGTGAGCACAAGGTTGCCCTTCATGTGCGCCGTCGCAGATGGCTTACGGAGGATGGGAAGAACCAACTGTTAGATACTCCTGCACTTATTGCAGACGGCACCAGCTACTCAATTGAGTTCGCTGCTTTTTTAAAAGAAATGGTTGGATACCTACCCAGTGACGGCCCAATGCGTGGCGCGATTCTTCCAGACTGACGGTAAGTACCTGAACCGTGTCTACAAGGAGCACCTGAGTGACTTTGAAGACTGGGACCAGAAGGATCATGCCGCAGAGTGGGTGCTCTTCGCCCAGAATATGGGCACGCACCTAAGCATAGATGAGAGTATGCTGCACAATGACCTCTTTACATTCCTCTCCAACAAGGAAGGCCATGGTAAGCGTGGTACGCTCATCGCAGCTGTCAAGGGGACTACCATTGCAGAAGTGGCAATGCGACTCATGGCTATACCGGAAGAGAAACGTCTTGCAGTGAAGGAAGTCACGATGGATTTCTCCGACAGCATGATGGGCATCATCAAGCAGGTATTCCCCAATGCGGAGATTGTCATAGACTGCTTTCATATCATGCAGCTTGCAGGCAAAGGTCTTGAGGAGATGCGCATGAAACTCAAGCGTGCTGCCGTCACGGAGAGGAATATGCAGGAAAGCAAGTTCAAGAAACTTGTGCAGGCAAGACGCAAGGCGAGGGCATACTATGCGAAGAACCACAAACCAAAGAAGAGCAAGAACGGCAAAACCCTTGGAAGGCCGCGAAAGCGCAAGAATGAGAAGTTTCAGCCAGAGATACTTGCCAATGGTGAGACTAAGGTGGAACTGTTGACTCATGTACGCTACCCTCTGCTCAAGAGCGGCAATGACTGGACGGACTGGCAGAAGAAAGGCATGAAGATTCTCTTCGAACTGGATAACCGAATCAAGACCGGCTATGGTTTGGTCTGCGCATTGAGAAACATCTTCAAGAAGAAGCAGAGCCGCAAGAAGGCCAAGAAGGCATTACATGCGTGGTACAAGAATATAGGCAGAAGCCACATCAGAGAGCTAATCGCAGTACGTGACACTATAAAGGAGAAGGAGGAGTATGTATTGAATTACTTCAACAATCGTTCAACCAATGCTTCTGCAGAATCTCTCAACTCAAAGATGAAGGGATTTCGGGCGCAGGTGAGAGGAGTAGCAGACTTGACTTTCTTCATGTACCGTATGATGATGATCTTCGGTTAACATGCCTGCTGGGCTATCCACGGACTTCCGCACCTGAGCCAAAAAAAGCGCAAGAAAAGCAGCAAGAAAAGCGCCCATCATAAAAAAGGAGCTTAAGCCCAAAAAGCTTAAGCCCCCTTTTTTATTATCCAGCCATTTGCATTTCGCGCTTCAGCGTTTCGCGTTCAGTAAACAAGAAGCCAGTCCCCTTCCTGCCCCCGTTCCAGGCGATTCCATCGCCTGTCCCCCCAGCAGTCAGTAGCCTTCATTTTTACCTTTTATACCCCGCCAGCTTTTTCAGGCAGTATTCTTTAAAGTCATTCCAATGGTAATAAGGTGCCACATCGCTCTTGATAGGCAAAGTAGCCTCGTCTTCATTCAAAAGCACCTTCACCAGCACATCATTCGCCTTGTTTCTATAAAAAACAAACTGCAAATTCGTAGCCATCGGAGTAATTTTATAATCCCACCATTGAGAAGCAATCTTCTCCGGATCCTTTATCTCTTCGCCATATCCATTCAAATCCAGCAAACAGGTAAGCGGAGTAACCATCGTATCGTGTCCATATCTCAATGTAGCGCCCGGATGCGGAAGAGCGATGCAGCTATCCGCCTTCTGGATGATATTCCTCAAGAGATTGCGCTGGGAGAATGGCTGCACATTGCCCGTATAAGGCGAGTTGCCGTAAGCCATCTGCCACCAGATGTTGGCATTCAGCCAGTTCTGATACAGTTCCTCCTCCGTAAAGAGGTCATAGAGAGAAACCTTGCCTCTCAGTTCCGTGCCTTGGATTGAGCTTGCCATCTCATAAAGTTTTCTGTTCAGGTCACCCTGGTTGATATTCTGCTTCACCCAGGCAGGGTCGTTGAACAGTTCCTGCATCACACGGCTATAGCTAACGTGCTTCTGTGCAAATTCCTGCTGTGCCACCTTGATACCCACGCTATGCTTCAAGCTATCCAGGTATCTGTCGTCTTGGTTCATATAATACATATCATGCTCGCTGGCATCATGGAAAATATGAAGTTTCGGATTGATACGCAGCATCTGCTGCAAACCGTTCTCCATAGAGAGGATGCATCGGATTACCAAAGTACTTCGGGCCTCAATATTCGTATTACCGGCAAAAATCTCAGGGAAGCGCTCCATCATTCTTCTGGTAATACCCTGATGCTGGAGAGCTCCGAGCGGAGTCAGTTCGCCATCGCGCCCCTTCGCCTCCTCACGAATCATCTTCACCTTAGCCAGCGTTTCCTCGCCCTTAGCTGTCAGTTTGCCCTCCTGCTTCGCTTTGAGCAGAGAGAAATAAGGCACATCATAAGCCTGTTTGCCTATCATATAGCGGGAACCATGCCGGCCATAATGGCTCAGATAGAATGGCTTATAACCCTTAGGAGCCGCAGTCAACTGCTTCTGCGGACCACGATAAGCTACATAGTTACTACCCGAAAGCGTAATATCCCGCTTGAAATCCTCTTGCGGAGTCTGTGCTGTCAGAGGCATCGCCAATGTAAGAGATGCCAACAATAATAGATTTTTTGTGTTCATTGTTATCATATAATTTTGTTTTGGAAACATGCAATTTCATTTAATTCCAATTCATCAGTTTTCTCAGGAGCGGAAGCAATTCTGCTGCCATCTTCCGATGCTGCAACATACTAGGATGCCAGCTGGCGCCATAACCTAAATCTCCTTTCTGGAAACTGAAATCGAAACGGTAAATGTTCTTATCGGTTTTATTGGCATCTGCACAGATTCTGTCAAGCACAGTTCGCTGCTTGCTACTCTCCTTCTCGCCGAGCATCGGACCTGTCAACATCACAATCTTTGCATGAGGATACTTGCTACGTACCGTTTTAAGAAACATGCGATAATTCTTCTCGTAGAGTTGAATATCATAATTCTTGGTAGAAAAATCGTTCGTACCCAGATTGATGCAGACTAACTGAGGCTGATACTTGGCAAAATCCCATTTTTCATCATGCTGGTCAAATAAGGTATATTCATATTGCCAAGGCATGTTATCGGCATCACCCGTCTTCGGACCATTATAATTACGATATACACCGATACCACTACGGGAGATAGAAGTATGCTGAGCCTTCAGACTGTCACTTACGATATTGGCATAAGTAAGCCAATGGTTCTCCGTTTCATCCTCAAAAGGATCAGACATGTTGATACTTTCTACGCCATAACCGCAGGTGATTGAATTTCCGATAAATTCAATCTTCCGTTCCGGGAGAGCCGGAGCCTCAACGAGCTGACATCCCTTATCAAGAACGAATCCCCTGAATTCCGGTTTGCGGAACAAGCCTTCTATCACATACATCACCTTAGCATGATGCACCCCCTTTGGCAAAGCCGCAGCCAGGGTAACAACCGAATCGCGTTCGGCATTAAAGCCCACTTTGAAAGGTTCGCAACCATCAATCTGCGCCATGAAATATCCAGTCTTCGGGCAACACAGCATTTTCAGAGAAGACCCTTGAAAACTAGCCTCAATCGTAGTTCCCGGATAATTGAAACTGGCTACGTCAGGATTCTTAGCAAAGCTCACACGCCCAACATACTGAATCATCGGATGAGAAGCCTTTACGATCTCTCCCTCAATAGGAAGAGTAGTTGATTTCTTCACATTTCCAGCCATCATCGTGGAAGAAACCATCAATGTAGCCAGCATCATAACCCATATTTTTTTCATATTTCTGTTATTTAATTTTTATCTGTCCTTACTGTCCAGCCTTCATTTTTTGCAAAATAAAAATAGAACAGTATCTGTTTGCAAAATTACCATTATTTCTCGTAAAAAGCAAGTAAAACCATCATTTTTTTCATTTTTATTCTTTTTATTCAAATTATTATTGTATCTTTGCACCCAAGAATGCGCTTGTGGCGAAATTGGTAGACGCGCTAGACTTAGGATCTAGTGGTTCAGGCCGTGTAGGTTCGAGTCCTATCAGGCGCACCCAAGAAAATCCTAACTGCTTGATAATAAGCGGTTAGGATTTTTTAGTTTTTAAAATTGCCGAGTTTTTGCCGAGTTTTCCGAGCGTTATACTATTTAGAAAACTCGAAGATAATCAGATATTTTGACAAACAACTCTGACTACAGATAATTAAGTTAAAAAGAAAAATTATCATTATACGAAAAAACATATTCTTTAGCTTGACAGAATCTTGTAATATTACATCTTTTAAGATAATCGTCGGTTACCTTCCCTCATTGCTTAGAGACATTATTAAGTTCTCCAACATTCTCTACAATAGAAAAGAGGGTAATTCTTCAGATTGTATCGGATGAAACTAAAATGAAAGCGACAGCATCAGAAGGAATTATAATCAATGCTGTTATAGAGAGCAAAGACATCAATCTATCTGAAGAATATTTGCTTCATTTACTAAAGTCTAATTGTAAAATATCTGACAGAGTAAAATTGGCAGTTCTAATCATATCAGCCCAACCAGAGAATACAGAAAAAGTTCTTACTGCATTAGGTAATCAATATGCTGAGTTAAGCAATAAAGGCAAACGACCAACCATAAAAGCAACATCTTGGAATGAGTCTTTACTAAAATTGCTACAACAACAGAAGTACATATCATCCTACCAGACAACCAAAGGAAAAGAAGAATTCCGAATTTTCCACAAATCAAAAGGATGACCACCGTCTTAGAAATATAAAGTCTGCACTTCCACCATTGGAAGATGCAGATTATTTCTCATTCCACCCTTTGCGATAGACTAAACTTTGATTTTAGCATATAAAAACATCACTAATAATACATACCAATCATACTACAACTATCCCCTCGGCTTGCCGCAAAAATGAGCAACATTTTTCTTAGGGCAATATGCGAATTTTCAGCCGGTTAGCGTGCGAACCGGGGATTAGGCTCCCCCCTCAGACCGTCCGAAAACCTTGATTTTCTGCTGTTTATCACTGTTTTGAGGGCATATAAAGCCCTCTAAGCTAGTCTGGGGACCAGCTCTAAAATTTCGATTTCTAATAAAATTCATAATTGATGTGCTCAAATCGAGCGAAAATAAGTGATAGGAGGTCTAAAAATTAAGTTGTGGGGACCTCCTTCTTCCCCTTATGCCATCTTTGCGATCAATTGTGGAACGCCAAGCATAGAGATGGCTCTACGCATGTTATAGGAGAGGCAGATGAGGGCCATTTCGGCCTCCACCTTAACCTTCGTTTTCAATAAAAAATAATACGCCCCTAAGGTTCTCTTCATCGTTCCAAAAGGATGTTCTGAGAGACACATTCTTTGCGCCATCTTCTTCTTGTCTAAATGAAGTTTGTATGTCACAATCTTGTGTTCTTTAACTTCTCGTTTCATCTTAGTCTTAGGAGGTTCCTGGTCTTCCTGATGATTACTGGAGTCTACCTTGTAATTCTGAGCTTTCATCACGAGAGTATCCTTGTTGAAGTCTGCTTCTTTAAATGCTGCTTTAGTACACTTATGCGAGCATTTTTTGCAAGCCAACTTATTGCAATAACGGATACGACCATCCTTCTTTAAGGACTTCTGACGTAATATAGAGCCCTGCGGACAATACACTAAATTCTTAGCAGCATCTCTAACAAAGTAGCCTTGCAGCGCAAGCTGTTTGAGTTCCTCATCAGACATTTCCTTTATATTACTTGATGCCGTACATTCGTAGGATTTACGAACACCAATTTGGGGAGAGTCAAGGATGCCTGCATAGGCAGTCGGTATTTTGCCAGCCTTAAGGCAAGTTTCGAGATTCTCGGGCTTTTTGCTGTTTAGCATATCATCTGTTACGGTAGCTTCTACATATTCAAACTCTACTTCAGCAACATCATCGCCATCTCGCTGTATTACATTAGGGATGATTCCTGCAGCCAAAGCGTTTGCCATGTCTTTTGGATCCTGATAACCCTTGTCGGCAACAACTTCTACTATTTCATGTTCCAAATCATTCTTGGCCTCAGTCAGTGTTTCCGTAATTTCGCCATGATCAGTAGGATTGGTGGTAACATTGTAGGTGGCTATCAGATGACTGTCTGCCTCGACGGCTGTCTGTACATTATAGCCAACGTTAAAACCGTCATTGAACTTCATCAACTTAGAATCAGGATCTGTGAGTGAAAGTTGTTTCTCTCCACTTTCCTCCAGTTGATTACGATATTCTTTGTAATCCGCCTGACGCTTCTGAACCACCTCCAGATTAAGCTCGGTTTCATCCCTGCCAAACTTACGTTCATCATCGAAGTCGTTCTTTTCCAAATCCTCCAAGTACTGACGCTCATGCGCTTCAAGACGGGCAATACGATCATCAAGCTTATTGAGAGTAAAGTTGTTATCCTTTGAATTTACAGCCTTGAACTTACTACCATCAATAGATAAGTAAGAATGGCTGAAGAGTCCAAAGGAATCCAACTGCTTATTCAATGATTTAAAAACTTTCTTGATAGGCTTCAAATTATCCTTTCGGAAATCAGAAACTGTACGAAAGTCAGGGGTTACCTTGCTTAAAAGCCACATAACCTCGATATTGACAACGCACGCTTTGGCCAACTTTCGAGAAGAACGGATAGAATTGAAATAACCATAAATGAGTAGTTTCAATATGTCTGAAGGGTCATATGAAGGTCGTCCACCATTTCCAGGAGCCTCACGTTTAGTATGATTGAAGCCGAGTTCTTCTAAATCCTGGCTATCTACAAACGCATCAATGTAGCGAACGGGATTATCCTGCTCGATGTACTCGTCCAGACAAGCCGGAAACAATACGTATTGTCTTCTATCTTCACCTTTAATGTACTTCATAAGCGATAAATGTTTGATAGCTACAAAGTTACGAAAATATTTCGAGAAAACCAAAGATAAAGTGTTAACAATAAGAAATATTAGGAGACATTTTGGCTGCTATGGGTTTTCAGACAATCTCCCCTGCTATAAAAATGTTTCGTTTTATCGGCGCAAGCGCAAGATAAAAAATGACCTTAATACATCCCATAAACAAGCATACGACCGCATCACAACTTCCTGAGATTATTGCTCGAATCTAATAAGGTTCCATCCAGCCTTTCTTCGAGCAATAATCTCAGATACTTGTTTAGTTTGATGAAGGCACATACTCTTTCATCTTAGTTTTCACTTCATCTGGATTCCATTCTGCTTGCATAGCCAGAAGAATGTTCCGATGTTGATATTTTGATAATTCCGTTTCAAGAGATCCGAGAACATCTTGTCGGTCTTCGATTCGTTGTAGTCCATGCTCTGTTGACTACACAGATGAAAGAAGTCTCGCCCATCCTCACCCAACGTGGCAAGTGAGCAACCCACTTTCAGCCATTGGTCATAACCATCTGTTATGTCAATGCCACGCTGTTCTATTTGCTTGCAACAAGCAGCAACTTCAGATAAGATGTCGTTCTCCCTGATGTTCCTATAAGATAAATACCGCCTCACTTTTGGCGGCTCCATATAAATGCCTTCGTATGGGATGGCATTCTCGTTAATAATTGGATGCGCATCATAGCTAACACACCTCATTCTTGTGATGTCACTACAAGCTGCATCTATGGTTATCCCCATTCGATAGAAGTCGTGCTGCAACTGTCGGAATTGCAATAAATGCTTCTCTGGATAGCGCAAGGGAATAACTGCAAAAAGTCCGTTGCCACTAACACTCAATGAGCAATAAGCTATCTGAGGTATCACGGCAAGTTGCTCCTTCACTGCATTCCAATCAGATATGGCAGGATTCTCCTTGGCATCCATATCTACACATATCAACCCAGAACGATATTGGATGTTCTGAATAGACCTCGTTGGTTGAAACACTCCACCTATCGTGGCTTGTGGCAACTTTCGCTTCCAACTATCACGCTCTTCTTTGCTTGACAGATGGCGAAGCATCAGAATCTCATACTGACGTTCTTGCGAGAACAGAAAATCTCCAAGAGAGGAGATGGTTCCCTTATTATCCATCACACCATCATAAACAGATACATTTATTGAAAATATGTTCATAATCATCACATTTGTTCTTGGTTGCGGTTGCGTTCTTATTCATCTCCCTGATTCACAGATTGATACATACTATCGTTACCGCAACCACGCAACTTAGTCTACTTTTTTATCACCTTGCTCACATATTGACGACTTACGTCTATTCCTTCTGCAAACTTCGTGATATTCATTTTGTCTATTCCGACTAATGAAACCAAATCCTTAATCAACTGTTCTTTGGTAGGTTTCTTTATCTGCCCTTCACCCACAACAAGATTCAAAGCCCTGGTTCCACAATACTCAAAGTAGCGCATGCACTCCACACTATACCGCATCTCATCAGCAGTTATCTCCAAAGAACTTGGCAAAACAAAGTATTGCCCACCTCCTGCATTATCCGAGCATGATAAGATGTGAGTAATGGCACACCACTTCAACACATGGATTCTCAACTTGGATAGCATCGAAGACAAATAGGAATCAGCATCATCTGTACGAGATATTGTCTCATTATAGTAGTCGATATAAACTTGCTTTGCTTCATTGCTCAACGTAAGTTCCATATCATTAATAGCCAACAACTTCTCAAAGATTTCATTCCATGCAGTTTCATACTTGGCATCCAATATTGAATCAGAATAAAGAGCCTTCTGTATCTCATCGGGATAGGCGAACAACCATCTTTGCACAAAGCCCACACCTGCCAAGTCTCGCTTGAATGCCTCACTGAATACATCGGGTTGGATTCCACCCATGATGCACAGGAAAGGATTCTCGATATACATCGGTGGCTGAGTCTTGCGAGTGACAGGAAAAGTGGTTCCATCCCATATTGATAAGTAATTGCTCACCTCACCACTGTTATGGTATCGTCCCATATCATCTATAAAGCCCTTGATTTCATCCCTATAGAGCAAAAGACCATCTTTCGATTCCGCTCTGCCATCCAAGATTTTATACAATCCTTCTGGAGTCACATCTGAAACCGTCAACTGATTCAAAGTCGGTTCTTCCTCGTCTGTGTTTCGTTTGAATTCCTTGAATTTCTCCCGAAACTCCTTATAGCGTCTGCTTTCTTCTTGATTCATCGGTTGCATCAGAGCCTTGATAGGCGAACTCTTGTTGGAACCACTTGGAGCAACATGACAAATCCAAAGATTGGGATGATTGCGATACTTCCCATCAAAGATTGTCACATGCCTACCACACATCGTGCCAACAACACCAAACACCGCAGAAATAATAAAGTCCCTAGGACATTGAAACACTTCTGCATAATGCTCGATAATCTTCTGCACCTCCCATCGAAGGGCATATATTGGCAGTTGCTTGGGCAGCGACTCCAACGAATGTTGATTGATATTGAGCATACACCTATTTATTAAGATCAAATACTCGCTCTATATCTGACTGACGATAGAATGACTTGCGCCCCATCTTGATAGGAGCCAGCAATCCCATCTTGTCCCAACGCCACAAAGTGACCTTGGAAACACGATACTTCTCCGTCACCTCCGCTGGTGTCAACAGAGGCGACTCTTCCTTCTGAGGTTTCTGCACCATCTCCTCTTTCCAATTCAAGAAGAGTTCCTTCAAATCCATCGCATCCACCACCAATTGTAGTGGTGCGCCTGTAGCTAAAATGTCTTGAATACGCATCTTTTTACTTTAATTATTTTTGAAATCTGGTGCAAAAGTACGAAACAAAAAGGAATAAAGGGGGCGATGCACAATTAAACTTCATATTTAACACTTTCGTAATAAATATCTGACAAAACAGCCCATTTTATGTTAAATTTGAAAATTTATTATTTTTCGCAAAAACAAAAAACCGCACGATTTTGTATCGTACGGTTCTACAAGATTCAGAAAACCTTGGCTAAATGCAACTTATTGTTTCCTTCAATATGTCATCATCTATCTGGCGATAGCGATTGAATGCCCTACTTCCCTCAACATGACCACTCATCTTTCCAACGATATTCGGGTCACGAACAGCCTTATAAGCTGCACCAACGAAAGTACGGCGAGCCATGTGAGAACTGGCAACATCACAAATTCGTTTCATTTCATTCTCCCCAGTCGTTGAGTTACGAACCTGAACGATTCTTGTGATGCCACATATCAACAGGATAGCCTTGATGGCATCATTGTATTTCTGTGGACTGATGAAAGGGAATAAACGTCCATCCTTATCAACACCCTCATATTTCTTCACCAATTTCAAAGCACATGGATTTAACGGAATACGAGGCTTCACCGGAGCATCCTCATCGGCCGTCTTACTCGGCACATACTCCAAGATTCCCTGAGTGATGTTCAGAGAAGTCAATCTTGTAAGATCACCAACACGACAACCTACCAAACACTGGAACACAAATATATCACGCTGAGTTTCCAAAGTCCTTAAAGGAAGTTTTGAACATGCCTTCTTATCTTCATCATCCAGTTTTTCAAACATTGCAGGAATATCTGTTTCAGCCACAAGATTTCGTTCTTCCTTTGTTATATAAATAGGTGTACCATACTTCTCCACGCCTATCTTAATTCCATCGAAAGGACGATTGGTTGTTCTCTCCGTTTCATACAACCATTGCATAAATGCCTTGAATTTCTTTTTAAGTTTCACAATGGTATTCTCTCCACGGTCTTGCAACTTCACCATTGTATGTACCACATTGATTTCTGCAGGATATTCCTCCAAGATGCTCTCAAACTGCTTTGGATACTTCTCTGACAATGTTTTCTCATTGCGCAGATAATCCTCAAAGTCCTCAATATCCTTGCGAGTCATCTTATCTATGTTCCAAGTAAATTTCTCTTGAAGCACTTTCTTCTTGAAGGCTTCGTATCGTGCCAAGTCTCTTACTAAAACTCGAAAAGCCTTGGTATGGTCATAGGAGAAACGCTTCTTATCCAAGTACTCCTCTGCTAATTCATACATAGAGACTCGCTTCTTTCCTCTTTGTCTTTTCACTTTACCTGTACCAAGAGGATGATGAAAACGATAGACTATCTTATCAAGCCAATCCTCACTAAGATCACTTTTGTCTGCAGCAACAAAAGCATCCATGATAGTTGTCTGCAACTCCCCCAACAACCGAGCTTGTTCTTTATCAAACTTCACTTCGGGAGTAATAAGACGATCTGTGATTACTACTTCACCTCTCGTAGTAATCGCATATCCCTTGGCTTTCGCTTCTTCCTTGGTTACAGAAGTAACCTTATCTGGAACAACCACACCTTGCTTCTTACTTGCATTACGATTAACGAAATATCGGAAATGGCGTGGCTCCACAAACAAGCCACTCTTTACACGATAATCAATCTTTTGACCTTGGTAAAAACGGATTAGGATTTCGCAGCGATGCGTCACCTTGTCTTCCTTGGAAGATAGTTTCAAATCTATATTTGCCATACTCTCATTGTTTAAATTCGAGTGCAAAAGTAATTATTTTACATTCGCCCACCAACATTTTTGCCGAGTTTTTGCCGAGTTTTATGTATTCTAACAAAACTTTAGGTAAAATTAAGAAACAATGATTTTTTCTATATCATTTATAATCAGGTAATTATACATTTCTCTAATTTTCATAAGATTTCACAAAAATACGCCTATCAGGCGCACAAAAAAATGCTAAGTAGTTAATATATAACTATTTAGCATTTTCTTTCAATATAACTACCTGTCTTTTTACACCTTTTTGTCAGATCCTTCTCCTAAAGCAGAGAGATACCTACATCATCCCTTCCAGTTTTTCCTGCGCCTCGCGCATATCTTTTTCAAAATTCACATGGTCTAGAAGGAATTCCGTTCTGCCTTGAGAAAGAAGAAGATAGAGCTGCGGATTCATGCCCTCTACATACTGGGCGATGGCATACTCTATATCATCACGCTGCGTAGGATTGGTGGAAAATTCGAAAACCCTGAGCTTCTGATGAATAAAGCAATATGCCGACTCTATACAATCTCTGGTGATGCCCCCTGCCAAGAGAGCATCACCATTATTATTCTGATTCATTCTGAATATCCTTTTTATTTCACACCCTTCATCGACAAGGCGATGCGCTTGCGCTTCAAATCTACTTCTGCCACTCTCACCATCACATGCTCATGAAGCTTTACCACCTCAGAAGGATCCTGAATGTAACGGTTTGACATCTGGGATACATGAACCAGACCATCGTTGTGGACACCTATATCTACAAAGGCACCAAACTTGGTAATGTTGGTAACAATGCCCGGCACAACCATGCCCACCTGCAAATCCTCTATCTCCTTGATGCTGGCATCAAACTCAAACTTCTCTACCTCACCACGAGGATCCAAGCCCGGCTTGTCAAGCTCAGCCATGATATCGGTCAAAGTAGGCATACCCACCTCAGCACTCACATATTTCCGGATATCAATCTTCTTCTGCAGCGCCTTGTCTTCTACCAGTTGCTTCACCGTTACGCCCTGATCTTTCGCCATCTGCTCTACCAGCGCATAGCGCTCCGGATGAACGGCACTGTTATCCAAAGGATTCTTAGCTCCTGGAATGCGGAGGAAGCCGGCACACTGCTCGAAGGCCGAAGGACCCAGACGTGGCACCTTCTTCAACTGGGCACGGGAAGCGAAGGCTCCATTCTCGCGGCGATATTCCACGATATTCTTGGCAAGCGTAGGTCCCAAACCGCTCACATAGGTCAGGAGATGCTGCGATGCGGTATTCAGGTTGACACCCACCGAGTTCACACAACTCATTACCACTGTATCCAGACTCTTCTTCAACTGAGTCTGGTCCACATCATGCTGATACTGTCCCACACCGATGCTCTTCGGATCAA
This Segatella copri DSM 18205 DNA region includes the following protein-coding sequences:
- a CDS encoding ISAon1 family transposase N-terminal region protein is translated as MAKKTTQFDYEILVRYMLPKGMLDTFEVTNVDEECTGLYDETNTEIRILHIYLDERDLRDDMWHDLKPNGFTEPRVFNDFPVREHKVALHVRRRRWLTEDGKNQLLDTPALIADGTSYSIEFAAFLKEMVGYLPSDGPMRGAILPD
- a CDS encoding transposase, giving the protein MARFFQTDGKYLNRVYKEHLSDFEDWDQKDHAAEWVLFAQNMGTHLSIDESMLHNDLFTFLSNKEGHGKRGTLIAAVKGTTIAEVAMRLMAIPEEKRLAVKEVTMDFSDSMMGIIKQVFPNAEIVIDCFHIMQLAGKGLEEMRMKLKRAAVTERNMQESKFKKLVQARRKARAYYAKNHKPKKSKNGKTLGRPRKRKNEKFQPEILANGETKVELLTHVRYPLLKSGNDWTDWQKKGMKILFELDNRIKTGYGLVCALRNIFKKKQSRKKAKKALHAWYKNIGRSHIRELIAVRDTIKEKEEYVLNYFNNRSTNASAESLNSKMKGFRAQVRGVADLTFFMYRMMMIFG
- a CDS encoding histidine-type phosphatase codes for the protein MNTKNLLLLASLTLAMPLTAQTPQEDFKRDITLSGSNYVAYRGPQKQLTAAPKGYKPFYLSHYGRHGSRYMIGKQAYDVPYFSLLKAKQEGKLTAKGEETLAKVKMIREEAKGRDGELTPLGALQHQGITRRMMERFPEIFAGNTNIEARSTLVIRCILSMENGLQQMLRINPKLHIFHDASEHDMYYMNQDDRYLDSLKHSVGIKVAQQEFAQKHVSYSRVMQELFNDPAWVKQNINQGDLNRKLYEMASSIQGTELRGKVSLYDLFTEEELYQNWLNANIWWQMAYGNSPYTGNVQPFSQRNLLRNIIQKADSCIALPHPGATLRYGHDTMVTPLTCLLDLNGYGEEIKDPEKIASQWWDYKITPMATNLQFVFYRNKANDVLVKVLLNEDEATLPIKSDVAPYYHWNDFKEYCLKKLAGYKR
- a CDS encoding SGNH/GDSL hydrolase family protein translates to MKKIWVMMLATLMVSSTMMAGNVKKSTTLPIEGEIVKASHPMIQYVGRVSFAKNPDVASFNYPGTTIEASFQGSSLKMLCCPKTGYFMAQIDGCEPFKVGFNAERDSVVTLAAALPKGVHHAKVMYVIEGLFRKPEFRGFVLDKGCQLVEAPALPERKIEFIGNSITCGYGVESINMSDPFEDETENHWLTYANIVSDSLKAQHTSISRSGIGVYRNYNGPKTGDADNMPWQYEYTLFDQHDEKWDFAKYQPQLVCINLGTNDFSTKNYDIQLYEKNYRMFLKTVRSKYPHAKIVMLTGPMLGEKESSKQRTVLDRICADANKTDKNIYRFDFSFQKGDLGYGASWHPSMLQHRKMAAELLPLLRKLMNWN
- a CDS encoding transposase, yielding MKYIKGEDRRQYVLFPACLDEYIEQDNPVRYIDAFVDSQDLEELGFNHTKREAPGNGGRPSYDPSDILKLLIYGYFNSIRSSRKLAKACVVNIEVMWLLSKVTPDFRTVSDFRKDNLKPIKKVFKSLNKQLDSFGLFSHSYLSIDGSKFKAVNSKDNNFTLNKLDDRIARLEAHERQYLEDLEKNDFDDERKFGRDETELNLEVVQKRQADYKEYRNQLEESGEKQLSLTDPDSKLMKFNDGFNVGYNVQTAVEADSHLIATYNVTTNPTDHGEITETLTEAKNDLEHEIVEVVADKGYQDPKDMANALAAGIIPNVIQRDGDDVAEVEFEYVEATVTDDMLNSKKPENLETCLKAGKIPTAYAGILDSPQIGVRKSYECTASSNIKEMSDEELKQLALQGYFVRDAAKNLVYCPQGSILRQKSLKKDGRIRYCNKLACKKCSHKCTKAAFKEADFNKDTLVMKAQNYKVDSSNHQEDQEPPKTKMKREVKEHKIVTYKLHLDKKKMAQRMCLSEHPFGTMKRTLGAYYFLLKTKVKVEAEMALICLSYNMRRAISMLGVPQLIAKMA
- a CDS encoding BT4734/BF3469 family protein, whose protein sequence is MNIFSINVSVYDGVMDNKGTISSLGDFLFSQERQYEILMLRHLSSKEERDSWKRKLPQATIGGVFQPTRSIQNIQYRSGLICVDMDAKENPAISDWNAVKEQLAVIPQIAYCSLSVSGNGLFAVIPLRYPEKHLLQFRQLQHDFYRMGITIDAACSDITRMRCVSYDAHPIINENAIPYEGIYMEPPKVRRYLSYRNIRENDILSEVAACCKQIEQRGIDITDGYDQWLKVGCSLATLGEDGRDFFHLCSQQSMDYNESKTDKMFSDLLKRNYQNINIGTFFWLCKQNGIQMK